From Pleuronectes platessa chromosome 17, fPlePla1.1, whole genome shotgun sequence, one genomic window encodes:
- the LOC128460493 gene encoding B2 bradykinin receptor: MISGVCTYKTHQPPSAHFRAGSITKVIISRVCTSGQSGWIGQSHGNKFPMVVNASEWLVPTVGTEQDPCSNYTEAWLWLSSLQPVYLGLISVMGLVGNGLVLCVFCLQRKPCTVADIYLGNLAAADLVMISCLPFWAVTISQGYQWDFGEALCKLVNVAISMNYICSVLFLTLVSVDRYLALVKPMSPSRLRRAAWAKRICLGIWSLGFLFSLPILLFRTVSYVEDPGVDACILVYPHPAWRLHHNITRNVLGFLIPVLVIVYCTRHIVTALNNREANGLPGLRAERKATYLVLTVLAVFLFCWTPHQVMRFLDTLDYFQVTPGCLWGHVLDICIQLSTYLAYSNSAVNPFLFVIVGKHFRRRSKEVFGKTLNPWFKELSFISMNTLNQTQRISIEKLENS, from the exons ATGATCTCTGGCGTCTGCACGTATAAAACTCACCAGCCTCCCAGTGCTCACTTCAGAGCAGGCTCGATCACTAAGGTGATTATCAGCAGGGTCTGCACATCAGGGCAATCTGGATGGATTGGACAGAGCCACGGAAATAAG TTTCCAATGGTTGTGAATGCATCTGAATGGTTGGTCCCGACTGTGGGCACAGAACAGGACCCCTGCAGTAACTACACTGAAGCTTGGCTGTGGCTGTCCTCCTTGCAGCCAGTCTACCTCGGTTTGATCAGCGTCATGGGGTTGGTGGGGAATggcctggttctctgtgtgttttgcctGCAGAGGAAGCCCTGCACAGTGGCCGATATCTACCTGGGGAACCTGGCGGCTGCTGACCTGGTCATGATATCCTGCCTTCCCTTCTGGGCTGTCACCATCTCTCAAGGCTACCAGTGGGATTTTGGAGAGGCCCTTTGTAAGCTAGTCAATGTGGCCATCTCTATGAACTACATCTGCAGTGTTTTATTCCTCACACTGGTCAGTGTGGACCGATACCTGGCTCTGGTGAAGCCCATGAGCCCAAGCCGTCTGAGGAGAGCAGCCTGGGCCAAGCGTATCTGCTTGGGCATCTGGAGCCTGGGCTTCCTCTTCAGTCTGCCTATCCTGCTCTTCCGCACAGTATCATACGTAGAGGATCCTGGGGTTGATGCCTGCATTCTGGTCTACCCCcatccagcatggaggttgcaCCACAACATCACAAGGAATGTATTGGGATTTCTTATCCCAGTTCTGGTAATTGTTTACTGTACCCGTCACATTGTGACTGCACTGAACAATCGCGAAGCCAACGGACTCCCTGGGCTCAGGGCAGAGAGGAAGGCCACCTACTTGGTCCTGACTGTGCTGGCTgtcttcctcttctgctggaCACCACACCAAGTGATGCGGTTTCTTGACACTTTGGATTACTTCCAGGTCACACCCGGATGCCTCTGGGGTCATGTCCTGGACATCTGCATCCAGCTGTCCACATATCTGGCATACAGCAACAGTGCTGTTAACCCCTTCCTGTTTGTCATCGTGGGGAAGCATTTCAGGAGAAGGTCAAAGGAGGTGTTTGGAAAAACTCTGAACCCCTGGTTTAAAGAGTTGAGCTTCATTTCAATGAATACACTAAATCAAACACAACGTATAAGTATTGAAAAACTTGAAAACTCCTGa
- the katna1 gene encoding katanin p60 ATPase-containing subunit A1, translated as MSQREISESLKLAREYALLGNYNSASVLYHGLLEQIKKCVYTSHDSSLHQKWQQLWQEISEESRQLQNIMSNLENFQLDTAAPAKPSNHDDCDIRPVHVEPRHSPCPVRRPANPHKESKPPNNRLSAAVRAQQRQRGANGDRSKPSKGKEKKEAKEASGKTKDAKNKVDFQDKEMKKFDGTGYDKDLVEALDRDIISQNPNVKWEHIADLEDAKKLLKEAVVLPMWMPAFFKGIRRPWKGVLMVGPPGTGKTLLAKAVATECRTTFFNVSSSTLTSKYRGESEKLVRLLFEMARFYAPTTIFIDEIDSICSRRGTSEEHEASRRVKAELLVQMDGVGGASENEDPSKMVMVLAATNFPWDIDEALRRRLEKRIYIPLPSTKGRVELLRINLKELELTSNVDFAKISDKMEGYSGADITNVCRDASLMAMRRRIEGLTPEEIRNISRDEMHMPTTMEDFESALRKVSKSVSASDLEKYEKWIDEFGSC; from the exons ATGAGTCAACGAGAAATCAGTGAAAGCTTGAAGTTGGCCCGTGAGTACGCTTTGCTGGGAAACTACAACTCGGCCAGTGTTCTCTATCATGGACTGCTTGAACAGATCAAAAAGTGTGTGTACACTTCACACGACAGCAGTTTGCACCAGAAATGGCAGCAG CTATGGCAAGAAATTAGCGAAGAGAGCCGACAGCTTCAGAATATAATGTCAAATCTGGAGAATTTTCAGCTGGACACGGCGGCGCCTGCTAAACCCAGTAACCACGATGATTGTGATATCAGGCCTGTACATGTGGAGCCGAG aCATTCTCCTTGTCCTGTCAGGCGGCCTGCTAACCCCCATAAAGAGAGCAAACCTCCCAACAACCGGCTGAGCGCAGCTGTGAGGGCCCAGCAGAGGCAACGTGGAGCCAACGGGGACAGAAGCAAACCCTCCAaaggcaaagaaaagaaagaggcaaAGGAAGCCAGTGGCAAAACAAAGGATGCTAAG AACAAAGTAGACTTCCAGGACAAAGAGATGAAAAAGTTCGATGGAACAGGATATGACAAAGACCTAGTGGAAGCTCTGGAcagagatataatatctcagaATCCAAACGTGAAGTG GGAACACATCGCAGACTTGGAAGATgcaaaaaaactactgaaagaAGCGGTTGTGTTGCCTATGTGGATGCCAGCATTTTTCAAAGGCATAAGAAGACCTTGGAAG GGTGTGCTCATGGTGGGACCCCCAGGCACAGGGAAAACCCTTTTGGCCAAAGCAGTTGCTACTGAATGCAGAACCACGTTCTTCAACGTTTCCTCATCTACTCTCACCTCCAAGTACAGAGGGGAATCTGAGAAGCTAGTTCGCCTTCTTTTTGAAATG GCCCGATTCTACGCCCCCACTACAATCTTCATTGATGAGATTGACTCCATTTGCAGCCGCAGAGGgacatcagaggaacatgaggcCAGCCGCAGAGTCAAGGCAGAACTACTGGTGCAGATGGATG GTGTTGGCGGAGCATCAGAAAACGAGGACCCATCAAAGATGGTGATGGTCCTGGCTGCCACCAACTTCCCTTGGGATATTGATGAAGCTCTGAGGAGACGGCTTGAGAAGAGGATCTACATCCCTCTGCCTTCAA CCAAGGGGCGAGTGGAGCTGCTCAGGATCAACCTGAAGGAACTGGAGCTGACCAGCAATGTTGACTTTGCCAAGATTTCAGATAAGATGGAGGGTTACTCAGGAGCCGACATCACCAACGTTTGCAG GGATGCGTCTCTGATGGCCATGAGACGAAGAATAGAGGGCCTGACGCCAGAAGAAATCCGCAACATTTCCCGGGATGAGATGCACATGCCTACCACCATGGAAGACTTTGAGTCGGCTCTGAGGAAAGTGTCCAAATCTGTGTCTGCATCTGACCTTGAGAAGTATGAGAAGTGGATTGATGAGTTCGGGTCCTGCTGA
- the ginm1 gene encoding glycoprotein integral membrane protein 1 isoform X2: MSERVTAKRLIHSSAKNETILINVTAGTLTDTQLQDSNNLQINFNISVGEEQVLINDVPVELSGVTRFTCQALLLDSNNGSSEFESGDMVSTVTRVMVNQNRLYSSSEEVVALQVFSEVIEMEGKEVQQPEMCEVKILMSPDYQKLAQFTNIYPIGHSEIFRVPRENDVVVTDPPNRQKNEDQLISQTTSQYPLKHTETTQEETAAPGKLPETPLRMDPDLLYHVRYDDKFDDQESSQQDHIQIKTPPKELISSYSAMCQWMEQVRERLRRFCSESLPLFFLVMWVVVIGVVGSAVIVKILDMFFPTCEHKHIFHMNPVTLMPEDEKHILLESIETEAEGDEKKP, encoded by the exons ATGTCTGAGCGGGTGACAGCAAAAAGATTAATTCACAGCTCTGCCAAAAAC GAAACCATCTTGATTAACGTGACAGCAGGGACACTGACGGACACACAGCTGCAGGATTCCAACAACTTGCAG ATCAATTTCAACATATCGGTGGGTGAAGAGCAGGTGTTGATCAATGACGTCCCAGTGGAGCTGTCAGGGGTCACCAGATTCACCTGTCAGGCTCTTCTCT tggaCAGCAACAACGGAAGCAGTGAGTTTGAATCTGGGGACATGGTGTCCACTGTCACCCGGGTGATGGTGAACCAGAACCGGCTgtacagcagctcagaggaggTGGTGGCTCTACAGGTGTTCAGTGAAGTGATAGAGATGGAGGGCAAAGAG GTCCAGCAGCCGGAAATGTGTGAGGTGAAGATCCTGATGAGCCCAGATTACCAGAAGCTTGCTCAGTTTACCAATATTTACCCAATTGGTCACAGCGAGATCTTCAGGGTTCCCAGGGAAAATGACGTGGTCGTCACTGATCCACCAAATCGTCAAAAAA ATGAAGATCAGCTGATCTCTCAGACCACTAGCCAGTACCCCCTGAAGCACACAGAGACCACCCAGGAAGAGACTGCAGCTCCTGGAAAGCTCCCAGAGACTCCTCTGCGTATGGACCCCGACCTGCTGTATCACGTCAGATATGATGACAAATTCGATGACCAAGAGTCGAGCCAGCAAGATCACATTCAGATAAAGACTCCACCCAAAGAGCTGATATCATCTTATTCT GCCATGTGTCAGTGGATGGAGCAAGTGAGGGAGCGTCTGAGGCGCTTTTGCTCCGAGTCCCTGCCTCTCTTCTTCCTGGTGATGTGGGTGGTGGTGATCGGCGTTGTCGGATCAGCAgtcatagttaaaatcctggaCATGTTTTTCCCAACATGTGAACACAA gCACATTTTTCACATGAACCCTGTCACTCTCATGCCAGAGGATGAGAAGCACATACTGTTGGAGAGCATAGAAACAGAAGCAGAGGGAGACGAGAAGAAGCCTTGA
- the ginm1 gene encoding glycoprotein integral membrane protein 1 isoform X1, translating into MKMSGAALCVVLQVFISVVSTQSSPRQLNTETILINVTAGTLTDTQLQDSNNLQINFNISVGEEQVLINDVPVELSGVTRFTCQALLLDSNNGSSEFESGDMVSTVTRVMVNQNRLYSSSEEVVALQVFSEVIEMEGKEVQQPEMCEVKILMSPDYQKLAQFTNIYPIGHSEIFRVPRENDVVVTDPPNRQKNEDQLISQTTSQYPLKHTETTQEETAAPGKLPETPLRMDPDLLYHVRYDDKFDDQESSQQDHIQIKTPPKELISSYSAMCQWMEQVRERLRRFCSESLPLFFLVMWVVVIGVVGSAVIVKILDMFFPTCEHKHIFHMNPVTLMPEDEKHILLESIETEAEGDEKKP; encoded by the exons atgaaaatgtCCGGAGCAGCACTCTGCGTGGTGCTTCAGGTTTTTATCTCAGTGGTGTCCACACAGTCGTCGCCACGGCAGCTGAATACG GAAACCATCTTGATTAACGTGACAGCAGGGACACTGACGGACACACAGCTGCAGGATTCCAACAACTTGCAG ATCAATTTCAACATATCGGTGGGTGAAGAGCAGGTGTTGATCAATGACGTCCCAGTGGAGCTGTCAGGGGTCACCAGATTCACCTGTCAGGCTCTTCTCT tggaCAGCAACAACGGAAGCAGTGAGTTTGAATCTGGGGACATGGTGTCCACTGTCACCCGGGTGATGGTGAACCAGAACCGGCTgtacagcagctcagaggaggTGGTGGCTCTACAGGTGTTCAGTGAAGTGATAGAGATGGAGGGCAAAGAG GTCCAGCAGCCGGAAATGTGTGAGGTGAAGATCCTGATGAGCCCAGATTACCAGAAGCTTGCTCAGTTTACCAATATTTACCCAATTGGTCACAGCGAGATCTTCAGGGTTCCCAGGGAAAATGACGTGGTCGTCACTGATCCACCAAATCGTCAAAAAA ATGAAGATCAGCTGATCTCTCAGACCACTAGCCAGTACCCCCTGAAGCACACAGAGACCACCCAGGAAGAGACTGCAGCTCCTGGAAAGCTCCCAGAGACTCCTCTGCGTATGGACCCCGACCTGCTGTATCACGTCAGATATGATGACAAATTCGATGACCAAGAGTCGAGCCAGCAAGATCACATTCAGATAAAGACTCCACCCAAAGAGCTGATATCATCTTATTCT GCCATGTGTCAGTGGATGGAGCAAGTGAGGGAGCGTCTGAGGCGCTTTTGCTCCGAGTCCCTGCCTCTCTTCTTCCTGGTGATGTGGGTGGTGGTGATCGGCGTTGTCGGATCAGCAgtcatagttaaaatcctggaCATGTTTTTCCCAACATGTGAACACAA gCACATTTTTCACATGAACCCTGTCACTCTCATGCCAGAGGATGAGAAGCACATACTGTTGGAGAGCATAGAAACAGAAGCAGAGGGAGACGAGAAGAAGCCTTGA